In Pedobacter sp. W3I1, one DNA window encodes the following:
- a CDS encoding IS3 family transposase (programmed frameshift) — translation MSRQMFDEPFRKMALDLAMVRGSIKEVAKELGISPNLLSKWRERQGTAKQDLVNLTEDQKLINKLQKELKEAQLERDIFKKGGRHLFQGRREIFGFIKEHRQIFPVEKMCRTFAVSCSGFYYWLKHPLGKRSIDQAELLVQIKKIHKDSKYRYGAPRITSELKAQGILVSRPRVARLMRKANIKSITRNKYRVQTTDPDHLYLPAENILNRDFYAAEIGQKWVSDLTYIRTGEGWLYLTTVMDLADRKIVGWALSETMDAGQTTIAAWKMAIRNRPITQELIFHSDRGLQYACNEFRKQLMKFSVNQSMSRKGNCWDNAVAESFFKTMKTEMVYHENFRTRSQARLAIFEYVEVWYNRKRRHSTLAYMTPKEFEEMLSNRKNVA, via the exons ATGAGCAGACAAATGTTTGATGAACCCTTTAGAAAAATGGCCTTAGATTTAGCTATGGTTCGTGGATCGATCAAAGAGGTTGCAAAAGAATTAGGTATAAGCCCTAATCTACTAAGTAAATGGAGGGAACGGCAAGGAACAGCTAAACAAGATTTAGTAAACCTTACCGAAGACCAGAAACTGATCAATAAGCTTCAAAAGGAGCTTAAAGAGGCACAGCTAGAACGTGACATAT TTAAAAAAGGCGGTAGGCATCTTTTCCAAGGGAGACGGGAGATATTCGGATTTATAAAGGAACACCGGCAGATATTTCCTGTTGAAAAGATGTGTAGAACGTTCGCGGTAAGCTGTAGTGGCTTTTATTACTGGCTGAAACATCCATTGGGTAAGCGGTCCATTGATCAGGCTGAACTTTTGGTGCAGATCAAAAAGATTCACAAGGATAGTAAATACCGTTATGGCGCGCCCCGTATAACCTCAGAATTAAAGGCACAAGGAATCCTTGTTTCTAGACCAAGAGTAGCCAGATTGATGCGGAAAGCAAACATAAAAAGTATTACCCGCAATAAATATCGGGTGCAGACTACTGATCCTGACCATTTATATCTGCCTGCAGAAAATATTCTTAACAGAGATTTTTATGCGGCGGAGATTGGCCAAAAATGGGTCTCTGACCTTACTTATATCCGAACTGGTGAAGGCTGGCTTTATCTGACGACAGTAATGGACCTGGCAGATAGAAAAATTGTTGGCTGGGCGCTTAGCGAAACCATGGATGCCGGACAAACAACGATCGCAGCATGGAAAATGGCGATAAGAAACCGTCCGATTACCCAGGAATTAATTTTTCATTCAGACAGAGGATTGCAATACGCTTGTAATGAATTTAGAAAGCAATTGATGAAATTTTCAGTAAATCAAAGCATGAGCAGAAAAGGTAACTGCTGGGACAATGCAGTGGCGGAGAGTTTTTTTAAAACAATGAAAACAGAAATGGTATACCACGAAAATTTTCGCACCAGAAGCCAAGCCAGATTGGCGATATTTGAATATGTGGAGGTCTGGTATAACCGAAAAAGAAGGCATTCTACTCTTGCATACATGACTCCAAAAGAAT
- a CDS encoding S-adenosyl-l-methionine hydroxide adenosyltransferase family protein codes for MGIITLTTDLGSKDFYQSALKGSLLSLMPNVNLVDITHEVPSFNISYAAFVLKNAYPYFPKNTVHLIGIDSVYSENTKYIAIKHRDHFFVGADNGIFSLLFDDIPEDVVELNIMQDLKYLHFPLVDIFVKAATHLAKGGKLKDIGLPVAEIEQKMLLHPVIERDVIRGSVVYIDTFCNVITNITKDLFTKIQKNRDFTLYFRKSETITQLSWHYNEVQEGEKLCLFGISNHLEIAINKGKASGLLGLHLGDIVRVEFHP; via the coding sequence ATGGGGATAATTACTTTAACAACAGATTTAGGTTCAAAAGATTTTTACCAGAGTGCCCTTAAAGGTAGTCTGTTGAGTCTTATGCCTAATGTTAATTTAGTTGATATTACCCACGAGGTTCCATCATTTAATATTTCGTACGCAGCCTTCGTTCTAAAAAACGCTTACCCTTACTTTCCGAAGAATACGGTGCACTTAATCGGTATCGATTCTGTTTATAGCGAAAACACCAAATACATTGCTATTAAGCATCGCGATCACTTTTTTGTCGGGGCTGATAACGGTATTTTCTCCCTTCTTTTTGATGATATCCCTGAAGATGTGGTAGAACTGAACATTATGCAGGATTTAAAATATCTACACTTCCCTTTGGTTGATATTTTTGTTAAAGCAGCAACGCATCTGGCTAAAGGTGGCAAACTGAAAGACATTGGTTTACCTGTAGCAGAGATTGAGCAGAAGATGCTTTTACATCCTGTAATCGAACGGGATGTGATTCGCGGAAGCGTGGTATATATTGATACTTTTTGCAATGTAATTACCAATATAACCAAAGACCTTTTTACCAAAATCCAGAAGAATAGAGATTTTACACTGTATTTTAGAAAAAGTGAAACCATCACCCAACTGAGCTGGCATTATAACGAAGTGCAGGAAGGGGAAAAACTTTGCCTGTTCGGTATTAGTAACCACCTGGAAATTGCCATTAACAAAGGAAAAGCAAGTGGCTTATTGGGTTTGCATTTAGGTGATATTGTTCGGGTTGAATTTCATCCTTAA
- a CDS encoding PhoH family protein, with protein MNELKLTLDTVNPAHFWGPNNENYEMIKGAFAKLKLVARGSDVKVLGDEQELKTFEDKFNQLIAHLEKYSSLTNNDVESILGAKAAGVVKKDVEQPTGGGGEVIVFGTNGLLVKARTANQRKMVSSIAKNDILFAIGPAGTGKTYTAVALAVRALKNKEIKRIILTRPAVEAGENLGFLPGDLKEKIDPYLRPLYDALDDMIPAEKLKFYIENRTIEIAPLAFMRGRTLDNCFVILDEAQNATDMQLKMFLTRMGPTAKFIVTGDVTQIDLPKKQMSGLFNGLRILEDIKGIDIIYLSGEDVVRHKLVKDILKAYGDIQ; from the coding sequence TTGAACGAATTAAAATTAACTCTGGATACCGTAAATCCTGCTCACTTTTGGGGGCCGAATAACGAGAATTACGAAATGATTAAAGGTGCTTTCGCGAAGTTGAAACTGGTAGCGAGAGGTAGTGATGTTAAGGTTCTCGGTGATGAACAGGAACTTAAGACTTTCGAGGATAAGTTTAACCAGCTTATTGCACACCTCGAAAAATATAGCTCACTTACCAATAACGACGTCGAATCTATACTGGGTGCAAAAGCAGCTGGTGTAGTAAAAAAAGATGTAGAACAACCTACCGGAGGCGGTGGCGAGGTAATTGTTTTTGGTACAAACGGTCTGTTAGTAAAGGCAAGAACTGCAAATCAGCGCAAAATGGTGAGTAGTATTGCTAAAAACGACATTCTATTTGCCATTGGCCCTGCCGGGACCGGAAAAACATATACCGCCGTAGCACTAGCGGTTAGGGCATTAAAGAACAAAGAAATTAAACGGATCATCTTAACCCGACCGGCGGTTGAGGCAGGAGAGAACCTTGGTTTCTTACCAGGCGACTTAAAGGAAAAAATCGATCCATATTTACGCCCGCTATACGATGCATTGGACGATATGATTCCTGCTGAGAAATTGAAATTCTATATCGAAAACCGTACGATAGAAATTGCACCTTTGGCGTTTATGCGCGGACGTACCTTAGATAATTGTTTCGTGATTTTAGATGAGGCTCAAAATGCCACAGATATGCAGTTAAAAATGTTTTTAACCCGTATGGGGCCAACTGCTAAATTTATCGTTACTGGCGATGTTACACAGATCGATTTACCTAAAAAACAGATGTCGGGATTATTTAATGGCTTAAGGATTTTAGAAGATATTAAAGGAATCGATATTATTTACTTAAGCGGGGAAGATGTGGTAAGACATAAATTGGTGAAAGATATCCTGAAAGCTTACGGCGATATTCAGTAG
- a CDS encoding phosphoribosylaminoimidazolesuccinocarboxamide synthase, translated as MKALKETHFNFPNQSNFYKGKVRDVYTIADQFMVMVVSDRISAFDVVLPEAIPFKGQVLNQIAAKFLAATQDIVPNWVLDVPDPMVTIGRICEPFKVEMVIRGYLAGHAWREYSSGKRSVCGVSLPDGLKENDKLPQPIITPTTKASVGHDEDISKEDILSKGIVSITDYEKLEEYTHALYQRGTEIAAKSGLILVDTKYEFGAADGVIYLIDEIHTPDSSRYFYAEGYEDRQNTDEPQKQLSKEFVRKWLIENGFQGKDGQVVPEMTPEIVNSISERYIELYEKIVGETFIKADADAISSRIETNVLKALETL; from the coding sequence ATGAAAGCACTAAAAGAAACTCATTTTAATTTCCCAAATCAAAGTAATTTTTACAAAGGTAAAGTTCGCGATGTATACACTATAGCGGACCAGTTTATGGTAATGGTGGTATCAGACCGTATTTCTGCTTTTGATGTAGTATTGCCTGAAGCTATTCCGTTTAAAGGGCAGGTATTGAACCAGATTGCTGCTAAATTTTTAGCTGCTACTCAGGATATCGTTCCTAACTGGGTTTTAGACGTGCCAGATCCAATGGTCACCATTGGCCGTATCTGCGAGCCGTTTAAAGTAGAAATGGTCATCAGAGGTTACTTAGCTGGTCATGCATGGCGCGAGTATAGCAGCGGTAAGCGATCTGTTTGTGGTGTTTCTTTGCCTGATGGATTAAAAGAAAATGATAAACTGCCTCAGCCCATCATTACGCCAACTACAAAAGCTTCTGTAGGGCATGATGAAGACATCTCAAAAGAAGATATTTTATCAAAGGGAATCGTTTCCATAACCGATTACGAGAAATTAGAAGAATATACTCATGCTTTATACCAAAGGGGAACTGAAATTGCAGCAAAAAGCGGATTAATTTTAGTAGATACGAAATACGAGTTTGGTGCTGCCGATGGTGTGATCTATTTAATCGACGAAATCCATACACCAGATTCTTCACGTTATTTTTATGCGGAAGGATACGAGGACCGCCAAAATACAGATGAGCCGCAAAAACAACTTTCAAAAGAGTTTGTAAGAAAATGGTTAATTGAAAACGGTTTTCAAGGTAAAGATGGTCAGGTTGTTCCGGAAATGACACCTGAAATTGTAAATTCAATTTCAGAACGTTACATCGAACTTTACGAAAAAATAGTAGGAGAGACCTTTATAAAAGCTGATGCTGATGCAATTTCCAGCCGCATTGAAACTAATGTTTTAAAGGCTTTGGAAACACTTTAA
- a CDS encoding STAS domain-containing protein, translated as MKFSVDKHDKYVTLKLEENKFTNDNAPGLKSEFYLLSAEGFQNIIVDLSHVTECSDAQDLSCLLVGDRLCKSAGGLFIVTGINDELASIIELSNIFQSVTFVNTIDEATDFIFMDELEKEFRGAK; from the coding sequence ATGAAATTTTCAGTAGATAAACACGATAAATATGTAACCTTAAAGTTAGAAGAAAATAAGTTTACAAACGATAATGCTCCAGGTTTGAAATCAGAGTTTTATTTGCTTAGTGCCGAGGGATTTCAAAATATAATTGTTGATTTAAGTCATGTAACGGAGTGTAGTGATGCACAGGATTTAAGCTGCTTATTGGTTGGCGACAGGCTTTGCAAATCGGCAGGCGGATTATTTATTGTAACCGGAATTAATGATGAGCTGGCATCGATTATCGAATTATCAAACATATTTCAATCTGTAACGTTTGTTAATACAATAGACGAAGCTACTGATTTTATCTTTATGGATGAGTTGGAAAAAGAGTTTAGAGGCGCTAAATAA
- a CDS encoding ribonuclease Z, giving the protein MKFEVTILGSSSATPVFNRNPSAQLLNCNEKYYLIDCGEGTQQQLTKYNLKAARIDYIFISHLHGDHYFGLIGLLSSLHLNGRLKPMQIFGPKPLLEILEIQFKYSDTVLRYPIEFFPIEADQSTQIFENSDLTVKTIILNHRIPTTGFIFQQKKRQRKLIKEKADEVPLAYYTALKKGIDVELPNGEILRSEDYTREADAPRCYAYCSDTLFDESYFAAIKDCDTLYHEATFMHDLLDRAKETHHSTALQAGEVAKINGVKKLLIGHFSSRYKTLQMLLEEAQSVFEHTELAVEGRTFHL; this is encoded by the coding sequence ATGAAATTTGAAGTTACAATTTTAGGAAGCAGTTCTGCAACTCCTGTATTTAACAGGAATCCTTCGGCACAGCTTTTAAATTGTAATGAAAAATATTACCTGATCGATTGTGGTGAAGGTACACAACAACAACTGACCAAGTACAACCTTAAAGCAGCCCGCATCGATTATATCTTTATCAGCCACTTACACGGCGATCATTACTTCGGTTTAATCGGATTGCTATCCAGTTTGCATTTAAATGGCAGGTTAAAACCCATGCAGATATTTGGCCCCAAACCTTTATTAGAAATTTTAGAGATCCAGTTCAAATATTCCGATACAGTATTGAGGTATCCGATTGAGTTTTTTCCTATCGAAGCCGATCAATCTACACAAATATTCGAGAATAGTGATTTAACAGTTAAGACCATTATTTTAAATCACCGCATTCCTACTACAGGCTTTATCTTTCAGCAAAAGAAACGCCAGCGCAAACTGATAAAAGAGAAGGCTGATGAAGTGCCTTTGGCTTATTATACGGCCTTGAAAAAAGGGATTGATGTAGAACTGCCAAATGGCGAGATTTTACGTAGTGAAGATTATACCAGAGAGGCAGATGCACCACGGTGTTATGCCTATTGCTCTGATACCTTATTTGATGAAAGTTACTTTGCTGCCATAAAAGATTGCGATACCTTATACCATGAAGCAACCTTTATGCACGACTTATTGGATAGAGCTAAAGAAACACATCACTCAACTGCTTTGCAGGCCGGAGAGGTAGCTAAAATTAATGGAGTAAAGAAATTACTCATCGGCCATTTTTCTTCACGTTATAAAACCTTACAAATGCTTTTAGAAGAAGCGCAATCTGTTTTTGAGCATACAGAATTGGCTGTAGAAGGAAGAACTTTCCATCTTTAA
- a CDS encoding MlaD family protein, with product MKIKNETKVGILAAFAIALLIIGYNFLKGNSIFSSETTLYAKYTRVDGLTVSKPILINGYQIGRVAKLELQADGSIIATLSVNSKYEIPENSIARLEGTDLLGSKAIVMSLGNSKKMAEDGYTLNANVEKGLMEQVQPVQKKAELIISKMDSILSSVNSILNPNFQKNVDRSFNSIAGTLASLETTSKKVDGLVGSESARIEAIFKNVEGITANLNNNNQKISDILTNINTVTDKFAAANFKQTLDNANNAIADLQSVISGIKDGKGSLGLLLNDDKMYQNLNNASKNLDELMIDLKANPKRYVHFSVFGGGNKKDK from the coding sequence ATGAAGATTAAGAACGAAACCAAAGTAGGTATTTTAGCTGCATTTGCCATTGCTTTATTAATAATTGGATATAACTTTTTAAAAGGAAATTCAATTTTCTCAAGTGAAACTACATTATATGCAAAATATACCAGGGTTGATGGTTTAACCGTATCAAAACCTATCCTAATTAATGGCTATCAGATTGGCCGGGTGGCCAAGTTGGAGCTACAGGCTGACGGCAGTATTATTGCTACCTTAAGTGTGAACAGCAAATATGAAATTCCCGAAAACAGTATTGCCCGCCTAGAAGGTACTGATCTTTTGGGTAGCAAGGCCATTGTAATGTCGTTAGGTAACTCTAAAAAAATGGCAGAAGATGGTTACACCTTAAACGCTAATGTAGAGAAAGGGCTGATGGAGCAGGTACAACCCGTTCAAAAGAAAGCAGAGTTAATTATTAGTAAAATGGATTCTATTTTAAGTAGTGTGAATTCTATCTTGAATCCTAACTTTCAGAAAAACGTTGATAGGAGCTTTAACAGTATAGCCGGTACATTAGCCTCGTTAGAAACAACCTCTAAAAAAGTTGATGGTTTAGTAGGTTCGGAAAGTGCTCGTATTGAAGCAATCTTCAAAAATGTTGAAGGCATTACAGCTAACTTAAATAACAATAATCAAAAAATCAGTGATATTTTAACTAATATTAATACCGTTACTGACAAGTTTGCTGCTGCTAACTTTAAACAGACTTTAGATAATGCAAACAATGCCATTGCTGATTTACAAAGTGTAATTTCGGGAATTAAAGACGGAAAAGGCAGTTTAGGATTATTATTAAACGACGATAAAATGTATCAGAATTTAAATAATGCTTCCAAAAACCTTGATGAATTAATGATCGATTTAAAAGCTAATCCTAAGCGTTATGTACACTTCTCTGTATTTGGTGGTGGCAATAAAAAAGACAAGTAA
- a CDS encoding N-acetylmuramoyl-L-alanine amidase — MKIKLLITILLFSLLVAEKAPAQGYKIKTIVIDPGHGGRKPGASGHFSKEKDISLKIALKLGALLKEELPDIKIIFTRKTDIDVDLYRRAEIANEAKADLFISVHCNSMPPGNKHIKGVETLVAGSHRLKEQDAAIRENADIKLEKNYKSKYDGYDPGNPSSFILLSLLKNTFRDKSIKFAKLIQNSYISRDKRLSRGVKEQGVLVLQRCGMPAVLTEVGFISNTEEEKYINSQNGQNEIANSILEAIKTYKKNIEVK, encoded by the coding sequence ATGAAGATTAAACTTCTGATTACAATACTTTTATTTTCGTTACTAGTTGCTGAAAAAGCTCCTGCTCAAGGTTATAAGATCAAAACAATTGTTATAGATCCTGGTCACGGTGGCAGAAAACCCGGTGCCTCTGGTCATTTTTCGAAAGAAAAAGATATTTCGTTAAAGATTGCATTAAAATTAGGCGCATTATTAAAAGAGGAACTACCTGATATTAAAATAATTTTTACCCGTAAAACGGATATTGATGTTGATTTGTACAGGAGGGCAGAAATAGCGAACGAAGCTAAAGCAGATCTTTTCATATCGGTACACTGCAATTCGATGCCACCTGGTAATAAGCATATTAAAGGGGTGGAAACATTGGTTGCGGGCTCGCATCGGTTAAAAGAACAAGACGCTGCCATCCGTGAGAATGCTGATATTAAATTGGAAAAAAATTACAAAAGCAAGTATGATGGGTATGATCCAGGCAATCCAAGTAGTTTTATCCTTTTATCACTTTTAAAAAATACCTTTAGAGACAAAAGCATTAAATTTGCCAAATTAATACAGAACAGTTATATCAGCAGGGATAAACGACTTAGCCGTGGTGTTAAAGAACAAGGGGTTTTGGTACTGCAGCGCTGTGGTATGCCCGCCGTTTTAACAGAAGTAGGTTTTATCTCGAATACAGAGGAAGAAAAATATATTAATTCCCAAAATGGACAAAATGAGATCGCCAATTCTATTTTGGAAGCAATAAAAACATACAAAAAAAATATTGAGGTTAAATAA
- a CDS encoding N-acetylmuramoyl-L-alanine amidase, producing MYLKSFLTVIIYLVLSNSIDNQAFAQEYKIKTIVIDAGHGGKDGATHGVYSKEKDVALKTALNLGRALQDSLKDIRVIYTRQSDVFIPLYERINIANNAKADLFISIHLNDMPVRVSRVVDYYKKVRGRKVPVYRTVTSKSTSTRGTETFVSGTRRLGEQDEVIKRENASMFLEENYQKNYEGFIANTPESDIMLSLMKQTNRERSLKFASMLQQEYVNAGRINRGVQEKSLAVLARAAMPAVLTEIGFVSNPDEEDYMNSPEGQNEIVNGIIKAIKNYKRIAETSF from the coding sequence ATGTATCTTAAATCCTTTTTAACAGTTATTATTTATTTAGTGTTATCAAATTCAATTGATAATCAAGCGTTTGCGCAAGAATATAAAATTAAAACAATTGTGATTGATGCTGGTCATGGTGGTAAAGATGGTGCAACCCATGGCGTATATTCTAAGGAAAAAGATGTAGCACTTAAAACTGCATTGAACCTTGGCCGGGCGCTTCAGGATAGTTTAAAAGATATCAGGGTTATTTATACCCGGCAGTCGGATGTATTTATTCCTTTATACGAGCGTATCAATATTGCAAATAATGCAAAAGCCGATTTATTTATTTCTATTCACTTAAATGATATGCCGGTTAGGGTATCGAGAGTGGTAGATTATTATAAAAAAGTAAGAGGTAGAAAAGTACCGGTTTACAGAACGGTAACCTCTAAAAGCACCTCAACGAGGGGAACAGAAACCTTCGTATCAGGAACTCGCCGTTTAGGTGAGCAGGATGAGGTGATCAAACGTGAAAATGCATCGATGTTTCTGGAAGAGAACTATCAGAAAAACTATGAGGGATTTATTGCGAACACGCCTGAGAGTGACATTATGTTATCGTTAATGAAACAAACCAATAGAGAAAGGAGTTTAAAGTTTGCTTCAATGCTTCAACAAGAATATGTTAATGCAGGCCGTATCAACCGTGGTGTACAAGAGAAAAGCCTTGCGGTATTGGCTCGTGCAGCTATGCCGGCTGTGCTAACTGAAATAGGTTTTGTGAGTAATCCGGATGAAGAAGACTACATGAACTCTCCTGAAGGACAAAATGAGATTGTGAATGGAATTATTAAAGCAATTAAAAATTATAAACGCATAGCAGAAACATCATTTTAA
- a CDS encoding putative LPS assembly protein LptD, translating to MQQIIQQDTTKKDTTKKTGKNNSSIDQKVEYKAEDSVKMSADKSIVYLYGNARVVYGDFELDAAYIKYDKKQNSIFARGVKDPKTGRYTGKPIFKSGADGTAIADSIFYNSETTRAKVYGVFSEQEGGFFSGGQSKKQIDDELHIKNVMYSTCNLPHPHFGLMISKGVVTEKQIITGPVYMIIEDIPTFLGLPFAFFPKPNKRTSGVILPTPGEDATRGFFLQNGGYYLGLNDYWDAKLLGSIYTNGSYETSLLSNYTKRYKYNGNINLAYSSFKDGLEGTEAFRNPTKNFSINWSHSQNANANPGTTFSASVRLVSTGKRGYYKNTAAGTTYDINTIATNSTSSSISYAKAYSNGMNFSLAASSDQTLSTRAISLRLPEMTFNVPTFNPFRPKDAVGEQKWYEKLTIGYSLQGTNRIDTFDSLLFQNDGLKRLRSGFSHSIPVNMSFTALKYLNFSIGGTYNEVWNFQSVNRRYTQFADNTYTFREDTLSGFKRAGSYSLSTSMSTKIYGRRDFNPAGKIQALRHVMTPNVSFSYSPDFTKAGAGPFRPAIDQHGNQIYTSGQPLKYSIFDGMAQPGSFGGPNASIGFGLDNTVELKVRNKNDTTGTGSKKIPIIQGLSFSGSYNFLAPSYKLSTIGFSGRSQFTDKLGINYNGTLDPYALKDTTVNGQTIKIREDRLFFQKNKFLPRLTNFGFSFDYSLNPEALKRKNEANDKLGEAANKKGMTDIQSEQLAAISRDPNAFVDFNIPWNFSFSYSFQYSNDGNNSTISNTLNFNGDVNLTPKWKVTFNSGYDFKNNGLTPMNLAIYRDLHCWDMSVNWVPYGAYKSYSVTIKVKASILQDLKLSKRQGFYSTYQ from the coding sequence TTGCAACAAATCATCCAGCAAGACACAACTAAAAAGGATACGACTAAAAAGACCGGTAAAAATAATAGTAGTATCGACCAAAAAGTAGAATACAAAGCAGAGGATTCAGTAAAAATGAGTGCCGATAAAAGCATTGTCTATTTATACGGAAACGCAAGGGTGGTATACGGTGATTTTGAGCTAGATGCAGCTTATATCAAATACGACAAAAAGCAAAATTCCATTTTCGCCCGTGGTGTTAAAGATCCGAAAACTGGTAGATATACCGGAAAACCAATCTTTAAGTCGGGTGCTGATGGAACTGCCATAGCAGATTCTATTTTTTACAATTCAGAAACAACCCGGGCGAAAGTATATGGCGTTTTTTCTGAACAAGAAGGAGGTTTCTTCTCTGGTGGGCAGAGTAAAAAACAAATTGATGATGAGCTGCACATTAAAAATGTAATGTACAGTACCTGTAATCTTCCCCATCCGCATTTTGGATTAATGATTTCTAAAGGAGTGGTAACAGAGAAACAGATTATTACGGGACCGGTTTACATGATTATTGAAGATATTCCCACTTTTCTGGGACTGCCATTTGCATTTTTTCCAAAACCCAATAAACGAACATCAGGTGTAATCCTTCCCACACCAGGTGAAGATGCGACAAGAGGCTTTTTCTTGCAAAACGGTGGTTATTACCTGGGGTTGAACGATTACTGGGATGCTAAACTTTTAGGTTCTATTTATACCAATGGCTCTTATGAAACAAGTTTGCTGAGTAATTACACCAAAAGATATAAATATAACGGTAACATTAACTTAGCTTACTCTAGTTTTAAAGATGGTTTAGAAGGTACTGAGGCTTTTAGAAACCCCACCAAAAACTTTAGCATTAACTGGAGCCATAGCCAGAATGCCAATGCTAATCCTGGTACCACATTTAGTGCAAGTGTAAGATTAGTATCGACAGGAAAAAGGGGATATTATAAAAATACTGCAGCAGGTACTACTTACGATATTAACACCATTGCCACCAACTCAACAAGTAGTAGTATCAGTTACGCGAAGGCCTATTCGAACGGGATGAATTTCTCTTTGGCTGCATCAAGTGATCAGACTTTAAGTACAAGAGCAATATCGTTAAGGTTACCTGAAATGACATTCAATGTACCTACATTTAACCCATTTCGTCCAAAAGATGCTGTTGGCGAACAAAAATGGTATGAAAAACTTACCATAGGTTATAGCTTACAAGGAACAAACCGAATTGATACTTTTGATAGTTTGTTGTTTCAAAATGATGGCTTAAAGCGGTTAAGAAGTGGTTTTTCGCATAGCATCCCTGTAAATATGTCATTTACGGCTTTAAAATACCTTAACTTTAGCATAGGTGGTACCTACAACGAAGTTTGGAATTTCCAGAGTGTGAATAGAAGATATACGCAGTTTGCAGATAACACTTATACTTTTAGAGAAGACACCCTCAGTGGGTTTAAAAGAGCAGGGAGTTACAGCTTATCAACCAGTATGTCGACTAAAATTTATGGAAGAAGAGATTTTAATCCGGCTGGTAAAATTCAGGCATTAAGGCATGTAATGACTCCAAACGTTTCCTTCTCTTACTCTCCAGATTTTACCAAAGCAGGAGCGGGGCCTTTCAGACCTGCAATAGATCAGCATGGTAATCAGATTTATACCAGTGGGCAACCTTTAAAATATTCCATTTTTGATGGTATGGCACAGCCGGGCTCATTTGGCGGCCCCAATGCATCCATTGGTTTTGGGTTGGATAATACCGTAGAACTGAAGGTGAGGAATAAAAATGATACAACAGGAACAGGCTCAAAAAAGATCCCGATTATTCAGGGTTTGAGTTTTAGTGGATCATATAATTTCCTGGCTCCATCTTATAAATTATCTACTATTGGTTTTAGTGGTCGATCACAGTTTACCGATAAATTAGGAATAAACTATAATGGAACTTTAGATCCATATGCTTTAAAAGATACAACGGTTAATGGTCAAACCATTAAAATAAGAGAAGATCGCTTATTTTTCCAAAAGAACAAATTCCTGCCACGTTTAACCAATTTTGGTTTCTCATTCGATTACAGTTTAAACCCAGAAGCGTTAAAACGTAAAAACGAGGCTAACGATAAATTAGGGGAGGCAGCCAACAAAAAAGGAATGACCGATATACAGTCGGAACAATTAGCGGCTATAAGTCGTGATCCGAATGCATTTGTCGATTTTAATATTCCATGGAATTTCTCATTCTCTTACAGTTTTCAGTATTCGAATGACGGAAATAACAGTACAATTTCAAATACACTAAATTTTAATGGCGATGTTAACTTAACACCAAAATGGAAAGTTACATTTAACTCTGGCTACGATTTTAAGAACAATGGTTTAACCCCGATGAATTTAGCGATTTATCGGGATTTACACTGCTGGGATATGAGTGTAAACTGGGTGCCATACGGAGCTTATAAAAGTTATTCTGTAACCATAAAAGTTAAGGCATCGATATTGCAGGATTTGAAATTGAGCAAAAGACAAGGTTTTTACAGCACATACCAATAA